One segment of Manihot esculenta cultivar AM560-2 chromosome 4, M.esculenta_v8, whole genome shotgun sequence DNA contains the following:
- the LOC110613470 gene encoding sulfite exporter TauE/SafE family protein 3 isoform X1, translated as MEASKEQESTGLLHKILPPRLEDAGLEDCALPPESIKEAFLKAASAVKAGATSFFSGDEEDDCVQDPWPEAIDLSDEVIGGLPGSAMPDTLVGVEPEKDVPGQCVTEKGDGLVWEGGDKVVVGGGDVEEKEREKGCVDDGFKGLKIADKEENGGATGGNGDEEQEEKEGMITGAAAATVYYNLKLRHPTLELPIIDYDLALLFQPMLVLGISLGVALNVIFADWTITILLIILFIVTSSKACFRGIETWKKETKLKKEASRHLESVENTTEEVEDKTPPGGPISAVQAEASQSKEKVSIVKNVRWKELGLLVAVWLIILGLQIGKNYLTTCSATYWVLNILQIPVAVGVTAYEAVGLYKGQRKIASMGDVSTNWQVRQLVLYCVIGVFAGIVGGMLGLGGGFILGPLFLEMGVPPQVSSATATFAMTFSASMSVIEYYLLKRFPVPYALYFFAVAVIAAFVGQHVVRKLISILGRASLIIFILAFTIFVSALLLGGVGIAHMIKKIEKKEYMGFENICSYGD; from the exons ATGGAGGCCTCAAAGGAGCAAGAATCCACTGGATTACTCCACAAGATCCTCCCTCCGCGCCTCGAAGACGCTGGCCTTGAGGACTGTGCTCTCCCTCCTGAGTCCATTAAAGAAGCTTTCCTCAAAGCCGCATCTGCCGTCAAAGCAGGCGCCACGTCGTTCTTCTCTGGCGATGAAGAAGACGATTGCGTTCAGGACCCTTGGCCAGAGGCTATAGACTTGTCTGATGAGGTCATCGGTGGATTGCCGGGCTCGGCCATGCCGGATACTTTGGTTGGAGTAGAGCCGGAGAAGGACGTGCCTGGACAATGCGTCACAGAGAAGGGTGATGGCCTTGTGTGGGAGGGCGGGGATAAGGTGGTGGTGGGTGGTGGTGATGTggaggagaaagagagagagaaggggtGTGTGGACGATGGGTTTAAGGGGTTGAAAATTGCAGACAAGGAGGAAAATGGCGGTGCCACTGGTGGTAATGGTGATGAGGAACAGGAGGAGAAAGAAG GTATGATCACAGGTGCAGCAGCTGCAACAGTTTACTACAATTTAAAGTTAAGGCATCCTACACTTGAGCTGCCTATCATCGACTATGACCTGGCACTTCTATTTCAACCAATGTTGGTTCTGGGAATTAGCTTGGGAGTTGCTCTCAACGTGATTTTTGCTGACTGGACAATCACAATTTTGCTAATTATTCTCTTCATAG TCACATCATCCAAGGCATGCTTCAGGGGTATCGAGACATGGAAAAAAGAAACCAAATTGAAAAAG GAGGCTAGTAGACACTTGGAATCTGTTG AAAACACAACTGAAGAGGTGGAGGACAAAACTCCTCCTGGAGGCCCCATCAGTGCTGTTCAAGCAGAAGCCAGTCAGTCAAAAGAGAAG GTCTCTATTGTCAAGAATGTTCGCTGGAAGGAACTCGGACTTCTTGTTGCTGTGTGGCTGATAATCCTTGGTTTGCAGATTGGCAAG AATTACTTGACAACCTGTTCAGCAACATATTGGGTGTTAAATATATTGCAG ATCCCTGTAGCTGTTGGGGTAACTGCATATGAGGCAGTTGGCCTGTACAAAGGGCAAAGAAAGATTGCATCCATGGGAGATGTGAGCACAAACTGGCAAGTTCGCCAACTTGTTCTCTATTGTGTCATTGGTGTGTTTGCTGGAATCGTTGGTGGGATGCTTGGACTTGGTGGAGGATTCATTTTAGGTCCTCTGTTTCTGGAGATGGGAGTCCCCCCTCAG GTGTCAAGTGCCACAGCCACATTTGCTATGACGTTCTCTGCTTCCATGTCTGTCATAGAGTATTACCTTCTAAAGCGTTTCCCAGTTCCTTATG CTCTCTACTTCTTTGCTGTGGCTGTCATTGCTGCCTTTGTCGGGCAACATGTTGTAAGAAAGTTGATTAGTATATTAGGGAGAGCATCCCTAATAATCTTCATTTTGGCCTTCACGATCTTCGTGAGTGCTCTATTACTAG GCGGCGTTGGCATAGCGCACATGATCAAGAAGATAGAAAAGAAGGAGTACATGGGATTTGAAAACATTTGTTCATATGGAGATTAG
- the LOC122723512 gene encoding ATP synthase subunit 9, mitochondrial, whose amino-acid sequence MLQTRSSRKARLVAGLIESNIGRAGAATIALAGAAVGIGNVFSSLIPSVARNPSLAKQLFGYAILGFALKGCWFGGRVRY is encoded by the exons ATGTTGCAGACTCGCTCAA GTAGAAAAGCAAGGTTAGTTGCCGGTTTGATAGAAAGCAACATCGGAAGGGCGGGAGCTGCTACAATAGCTTTGGCGGGAGCTGCTGTTGGTATTGGAAATGTCTTCAGTTCTTTGATCCCTTCCGTGGCTAGAAATCCATCCTTAGCAAAACAATTATTTGGTTATGCCATTTTGGGATTTGCTCTAAAAGGCTGCTGGTTTGGGGGCAGGGTACGGTACTAA
- the LOC110613470 gene encoding sulfite exporter TauE/SafE family protein 3 isoform X2 codes for MLLDRDRGKLTDLMAGIRSKRWCLILLGATLSSFLVVASICVLAEPRSKQKGSSYKTEEVESRPVMRALNFFYQKGRVGYKHVWPEMRFGWKIMLGSIIGFFGAACGSVGGVGGGGIFVPMLTLIIGFDAKSSTALSKCMITGAAAATVYYNLKLRHPTLELPIIDYDLALLFQPMLVLGISLGVALNVIFADWTITILLIILFIVTSSKACFRGIETWKKETKLKKEASRHLESVENTTEEVEDKTPPGGPISAVQAEASQSKEKVSIVKNVRWKELGLLVAVWLIILGLQIGKNYLTTCSATYWVLNILQIPVAVGVTAYEAVGLYKGQRKIASMGDVSTNWQVRQLVLYCVIGVFAGIVGGMLGLGGGFILGPLFLEMGVPPQVSSATATFAMTFSASMSVIEYYLLKRFPVPYALYFFAVAVIAAFVGQHVVRKLISILGRASLIIFILAFTIFVSALLLGGVGIAHMIKKIEKKEYMGFENICSYGD; via the exons ATGCTATTAGACAGAGACAGGGGGAAGCTAACAGATCTCATGGCTGGGATCAGGTCAAAAAGATGGTGTTTGATATTGCTGGGAGCAACTTTGAGTAGTTTTCTTGTTGTAGCTTCAATATGTGTTCTAGCAGAGCCAAGATCGAAACAAAAAGGTTCAAGTTATAAGACCGAAGAGGTTGAATCCCGCCCAGTAATGCGAGCTTTGAATTTCTTTTACCAAAAAGGTCGAGTGGGTTATAAACATGTTTGGCCG GAAATGAGATTTGGCTGGAAAATTATGCTTGGTAGCATAATTGGATTCTTTGGTGCAGCATGTGGCAGTGTGGGGGGTGTTGGTGGTGGTGGTATTTTTGTTCCTATGCTTACTCTGATCATTGGGTTCGATGCCAAATCGTCAACAGCACTATCAAAAT GTATGATCACAGGTGCAGCAGCTGCAACAGTTTACTACAATTTAAAGTTAAGGCATCCTACACTTGAGCTGCCTATCATCGACTATGACCTGGCACTTCTATTTCAACCAATGTTGGTTCTGGGAATTAGCTTGGGAGTTGCTCTCAACGTGATTTTTGCTGACTGGACAATCACAATTTTGCTAATTATTCTCTTCATAG TCACATCATCCAAGGCATGCTTCAGGGGTATCGAGACATGGAAAAAAGAAACCAAATTGAAAAAG GAGGCTAGTAGACACTTGGAATCTGTTG AAAACACAACTGAAGAGGTGGAGGACAAAACTCCTCCTGGAGGCCCCATCAGTGCTGTTCAAGCAGAAGCCAGTCAGTCAAAAGAGAAG GTCTCTATTGTCAAGAATGTTCGCTGGAAGGAACTCGGACTTCTTGTTGCTGTGTGGCTGATAATCCTTGGTTTGCAGATTGGCAAG AATTACTTGACAACCTGTTCAGCAACATATTGGGTGTTAAATATATTGCAG ATCCCTGTAGCTGTTGGGGTAACTGCATATGAGGCAGTTGGCCTGTACAAAGGGCAAAGAAAGATTGCATCCATGGGAGATGTGAGCACAAACTGGCAAGTTCGCCAACTTGTTCTCTATTGTGTCATTGGTGTGTTTGCTGGAATCGTTGGTGGGATGCTTGGACTTGGTGGAGGATTCATTTTAGGTCCTCTGTTTCTGGAGATGGGAGTCCCCCCTCAG GTGTCAAGTGCCACAGCCACATTTGCTATGACGTTCTCTGCTTCCATGTCTGTCATAGAGTATTACCTTCTAAAGCGTTTCCCAGTTCCTTATG CTCTCTACTTCTTTGCTGTGGCTGTCATTGCTGCCTTTGTCGGGCAACATGTTGTAAGAAAGTTGATTAGTATATTAGGGAGAGCATCCCTAATAATCTTCATTTTGGCCTTCACGATCTTCGTGAGTGCTCTATTACTAG GCGGCGTTGGCATAGCGCACATGATCAAGAAGATAGAAAAGAAGGAGTACATGGGATTTGAAAACATTTGTTCATATGGAGATTAG
- the LOC110613470 gene encoding sulfite exporter TauE/SafE family protein 3 isoform X5: protein MRFGWKIMLGSIIGFFGAACGSVGGVGGGGIFVPMLTLIIGFDAKSSTALSKCMITGAAAATVYYNLKLRHPTLELPIIDYDLALLFQPMLVLGISLGVALNVIFADWTITILLIILFIVTSSKACFRGIETWKKETKLKKEASRHLESVENTTEEVEDKTPPGGPISAVQAEASQSKEKVSIVKNVRWKELGLLVAVWLIILGLQIGKNYLTTCSATYWVLNILQIPVAVGVTAYEAVGLYKGQRKIASMGDVSTNWQVRQLVLYCVIGVFAGIVGGMLGLGGGFILGPLFLEMGVPPQVSSATATFAMTFSASMSVIEYYLLKRFPVPYALYFFAVAVIAAFVGQHVVRKLISILGRASLIIFILAFTIFVSALLLGGVGIAHMIKKIEKKEYMGFENICSYGD from the exons ATGAGATTTGGCTGGAAAATTATGCTTGGTAGCATAATTGGATTCTTTGGTGCAGCATGTGGCAGTGTGGGGGGTGTTGGTGGTGGTGGTATTTTTGTTCCTATGCTTACTCTGATCATTGGGTTCGATGCCAAATCGTCAACAGCACTATCAAAAT GTATGATCACAGGTGCAGCAGCTGCAACAGTTTACTACAATTTAAAGTTAAGGCATCCTACACTTGAGCTGCCTATCATCGACTATGACCTGGCACTTCTATTTCAACCAATGTTGGTTCTGGGAATTAGCTTGGGAGTTGCTCTCAACGTGATTTTTGCTGACTGGACAATCACAATTTTGCTAATTATTCTCTTCATAG TCACATCATCCAAGGCATGCTTCAGGGGTATCGAGACATGGAAAAAAGAAACCAAATTGAAAAAG GAGGCTAGTAGACACTTGGAATCTGTTG AAAACACAACTGAAGAGGTGGAGGACAAAACTCCTCCTGGAGGCCCCATCAGTGCTGTTCAAGCAGAAGCCAGTCAGTCAAAAGAGAAG GTCTCTATTGTCAAGAATGTTCGCTGGAAGGAACTCGGACTTCTTGTTGCTGTGTGGCTGATAATCCTTGGTTTGCAGATTGGCAAG AATTACTTGACAACCTGTTCAGCAACATATTGGGTGTTAAATATATTGCAG ATCCCTGTAGCTGTTGGGGTAACTGCATATGAGGCAGTTGGCCTGTACAAAGGGCAAAGAAAGATTGCATCCATGGGAGATGTGAGCACAAACTGGCAAGTTCGCCAACTTGTTCTCTATTGTGTCATTGGTGTGTTTGCTGGAATCGTTGGTGGGATGCTTGGACTTGGTGGAGGATTCATTTTAGGTCCTCTGTTTCTGGAGATGGGAGTCCCCCCTCAG GTGTCAAGTGCCACAGCCACATTTGCTATGACGTTCTCTGCTTCCATGTCTGTCATAGAGTATTACCTTCTAAAGCGTTTCCCAGTTCCTTATG CTCTCTACTTCTTTGCTGTGGCTGTCATTGCTGCCTTTGTCGGGCAACATGTTGTAAGAAAGTTGATTAGTATATTAGGGAGAGCATCCCTAATAATCTTCATTTTGGCCTTCACGATCTTCGTGAGTGCTCTATTACTAG GCGGCGTTGGCATAGCGCACATGATCAAGAAGATAGAAAAGAAGGAGTACATGGGATTTGAAAACATTTGTTCATATGGAGATTAG
- the LOC110613470 gene encoding sulfite exporter TauE/SafE family protein 3 isoform X4, with product MAVPLVVMVMRNRRRKKEMRFGWKIMLGSIIGFFGAACGSVGGVGGGGIFVPMLTLIIGFDAKSSTALSKCMITGAAAATVYYNLKLRHPTLELPIIDYDLALLFQPMLVLGISLGVALNVIFADWTITILLIILFIVTSSKACFRGIETWKKETKLKKEASRHLESVENTTEEVEDKTPPGGPISAVQAEASQSKEKVSIVKNVRWKELGLLVAVWLIILGLQIGKNYLTTCSATYWVLNILQIPVAVGVTAYEAVGLYKGQRKIASMGDVSTNWQVRQLVLYCVIGVFAGIVGGMLGLGGGFILGPLFLEMGVPPQVSSATATFAMTFSASMSVIEYYLLKRFPVPYALYFFAVAVIAAFVGQHVVRKLISILGRASLIIFILAFTIFVSALLLGGVGIAHMIKKIEKKEYMGFENICSYGD from the exons ATGGCGGTGCCACTGGTGGTAATGGTGATGAGGAACAGGAGGAGAAAGAAG GAAATGAGATTTGGCTGGAAAATTATGCTTGGTAGCATAATTGGATTCTTTGGTGCAGCATGTGGCAGTGTGGGGGGTGTTGGTGGTGGTGGTATTTTTGTTCCTATGCTTACTCTGATCATTGGGTTCGATGCCAAATCGTCAACAGCACTATCAAAAT GTATGATCACAGGTGCAGCAGCTGCAACAGTTTACTACAATTTAAAGTTAAGGCATCCTACACTTGAGCTGCCTATCATCGACTATGACCTGGCACTTCTATTTCAACCAATGTTGGTTCTGGGAATTAGCTTGGGAGTTGCTCTCAACGTGATTTTTGCTGACTGGACAATCACAATTTTGCTAATTATTCTCTTCATAG TCACATCATCCAAGGCATGCTTCAGGGGTATCGAGACATGGAAAAAAGAAACCAAATTGAAAAAG GAGGCTAGTAGACACTTGGAATCTGTTG AAAACACAACTGAAGAGGTGGAGGACAAAACTCCTCCTGGAGGCCCCATCAGTGCTGTTCAAGCAGAAGCCAGTCAGTCAAAAGAGAAG GTCTCTATTGTCAAGAATGTTCGCTGGAAGGAACTCGGACTTCTTGTTGCTGTGTGGCTGATAATCCTTGGTTTGCAGATTGGCAAG AATTACTTGACAACCTGTTCAGCAACATATTGGGTGTTAAATATATTGCAG ATCCCTGTAGCTGTTGGGGTAACTGCATATGAGGCAGTTGGCCTGTACAAAGGGCAAAGAAAGATTGCATCCATGGGAGATGTGAGCACAAACTGGCAAGTTCGCCAACTTGTTCTCTATTGTGTCATTGGTGTGTTTGCTGGAATCGTTGGTGGGATGCTTGGACTTGGTGGAGGATTCATTTTAGGTCCTCTGTTTCTGGAGATGGGAGTCCCCCCTCAG GTGTCAAGTGCCACAGCCACATTTGCTATGACGTTCTCTGCTTCCATGTCTGTCATAGAGTATTACCTTCTAAAGCGTTTCCCAGTTCCTTATG CTCTCTACTTCTTTGCTGTGGCTGTCATTGCTGCCTTTGTCGGGCAACATGTTGTAAGAAAGTTGATTAGTATATTAGGGAGAGCATCCCTAATAATCTTCATTTTGGCCTTCACGATCTTCGTGAGTGCTCTATTACTAG GCGGCGTTGGCATAGCGCACATGATCAAGAAGATAGAAAAGAAGGAGTACATGGGATTTGAAAACATTTGTTCATATGGAGATTAG
- the LOC110613471 gene encoding ras-related protein Rab7, translated as MASRRRMLLKVIILGDSGVGKTSLMNQYVNRKFSNQYKATIGADFLTKEVQFEDRLFTLQIWDTAGQERFQSLGVAFYRGADCCVLVYDVNVMKSFDNLNNWREEFLIQASPSDPENFPFVVLGNKIDVDGGNSRVVSEKKAKAWCASKGNIPYFETSAKEGFNVDAAFQCIAKNALKNEPEEEIYLPDTIDVASGGQQQRSTGCEC; from the exons ATGGCTTCTCGCAGACGCATGCTCTTAAAAGTCATAATTCTCGGTGACAGCGG GGTTGGGAAGACCTCGTTGATGAATCA GTACGTGAATCGGAAGTTTAGTAATCAGTACAAAGCGACGATAGGAGCTGATTTTTTGACAAAAGAAGTTCAATTTGAGGATAGGTTGTTCACATTGCAG ATATGGGATACTGCTGGGCAAGAAAGGTTTCAAAGTCTTGGAGTGGCTTTCTATCGTGGCGCTGACTGTTGTGTTCTTGTGTATGATGTGAATGTCATGAAATCATTTGATAATCTTAACAATTGGAGAGAAGAGTTTCTGATTCAG GCTAGTCCTTCTGACCCTGAAAACTTCCCATTTGTTGTGTTGGGGAACAAGATAGATGTGGATGGTGGAAATAGTCGGGTG GTTTCAGAGAAGAAAGCAAAGGCGTGGTGTGCTTCTAAAGGAAACATACCTTACTTTGAGACTTCTGCAAAAGAAGGATTTAATGTGGATGCTGCTTTCCAATGCATAGCCAAAAATGCACTCAAGAATGAGCCTGAAGAAGAAAT ATATCTTCCTGATACAATCGACGTAGCGAGTGGAGGGCAGCAGCAAAGATCCACAGGATGTGAATGTTGA
- the LOC110613076 gene encoding sulfite exporter TauE/SafE family protein 3, with product MMGTSGSMQWGLRLKGKILVGLVVASLVVAAESRLLQQEDSTHNKTQTHNSTQAHNATQTHHTAQTLNTTQNLVHPHQGNKSRSDYKHVWPKMKFGWKMVVGAIVGFLGAAFGSAGGVGGGGIFVPMLTLIVGFDAKSSIAISKCMITGAAAATVYYNLRQRHPTLEMPVIDYDLALLFQPMLVLGVSIGVTSNVVFADWMITVLLIIIFIFMSTKAFLKGIETWKKETIAKKGAIRCHESNGEDVEVVVPKPPPESISESAQTETNNPKKDKAKVSIVENVYWKALGLLFAVWLMILALQIAKNYSRTCSVPYWLLDFSQIPVAASVTIYQAVRLYKGRRKIASKGEAGTNWRVLKLIIYCFLGLVAGMVGGLLGLGGGFILGPLFLEMGIPPQVSSATATFAMTFSASMSVVEYYLLKRFPVPYALYFFVVTTIAGFVGQHVVKKVINMLGRASIIIFILSFTILISAMSLGGVGLADMIKKIERKEYMGFDDICSYA from the exons ATGATGGGTACGAGTGGATCAATGCAGTGGGGATTGAGATTGAAAGGGAAAATTTTGGTTGGTTTAGTTGTAGCTTCACTGGTGGTTGCAGCAGAATCAAGATTATTGCAACAAGAAGATTCAACGCACAATAAGACTCAAACTCACAACAGCACTCAAGCTCACAACGCAACTCAAACTCACCACACAGCTCAAACTCTCAATACAACTCAAAACCTTGTCCACCCTCATCAAGGAAACAAGAGTCGTTCAGATTATAAACATGTTTGGCCG AAAATGAAATTTGGCTGGAAGATGGTGGTGGGAGCAATAGTTGGATTCCTTGGAGCAGCATTTGGGAGTGCAGGAGGTGTTGGTGGGGGTGGCATTTTTGTTCCAATGCTCACCCTGATTGTGGGGTTTGATGCAAAATCCTCAATAGCCATATCAAAAT GTATGATCACAGGAGCAGCTGCTGCAACAGTATACTACAATTTGAGACAGAGGCATCCCACACTTGAAATGCCTGTTATTGACTATGATCTTGCTCTCCTTTTCCAACCAATGCTGGTTCTGGGAGTTAGCATTGGAGTTACTTCCAATGTGGTTTTTGCTGATTGGATGATCACAGTTCTGCTAATTATTATCTTCATTT TTATGTCAACCAAGGCATTCTTGAAGGGTATTGAGACATGGAAGAAAGAAACCATAGCAAAAAAG GGGGCTATCAGATGCCACGAATCGAACG gCGAAGATGTTGAAGTTGTGGTTCCAAAACCTCCTCCTGAAAGCATAAGTGAAAGTGCTCAAACAGAAACAAATAATCCTAAAAAGGACAAAGCAAAG GTCTCTATTGTGGAAAATGTATACTGGAAAGCACTTGGACTTCTCTTTGCTGTATGGTTGATGATCCTCGCATTGCAGATTGCCAAG AATTACTCAAGAACTTGCTCCGTGCCATATTGGTTGCTAGACTTTTCTCAG ATTCCAGTTGCAGCTTCAGTAACTATATACCAGGCAGTTCGCCTTTACAAAGGACGAAGAAAGATTGCATCAAAAGGAGAAGCAGGGACCAATTGGCGAGTACTCAAGTTGATTATTTATTGTTTCCTTGGTCTAGTAGCTGGTATGGTTGGTGGGTTGCTTGGTCTTGGTGGAGGTTTCATTTTAGGTCCACTTTTTCTTGAAATGGGAATCCCACCTCAG GTTTCAAGTGCCACAGCCACCTTTGCAATGACATTTTCTGCTTCCATGTCTGTGGTAGAATATTACCTTCTAAAACGTTTCCCAGTTCCCTATG CTCTCTATTTCTTTGTTGTGACCACCATAGCCGGCTTTGTTGGGCAGCATGTGGTAAAAAAGGTGATCAATATGTTGGGAAGAGCATCTATAATCATCTTCATTTTGTCCTTCACAATCTTGATCAGTGCAATGTCACTAG GAGGTGTTGGCTTAGCAGACATGATCAAGAAGATTGAGAGGAAGGAGTACATGGGATTTGATGACATTTGTTCATATGCATAG
- the LOC110613470 gene encoding sulfite exporter TauE/SafE family protein 3 isoform X3 encodes MEASKEQESTGLLHKILPPRLEDAGLEDCALPPESIKEAFLKAASAVKAGATSFFSGDEEDDCVQDPWPEAIDLSDEVIGGLPGSAMPDTLVGVEPEKDVPGQCVTEKGDGLVWEGGDKVVVGGGDVEEKEREKGCVDDGFKGLKIADKEENGGATGGNGDEEQEEKEGMITGAAAATVYYNLKLRHPTLELPIIDYDLALLFQPMLVLGISLGVALNVIFADWTITILLIILFIENTTEEVEDKTPPGGPISAVQAEASQSKEKVSIVKNVRWKELGLLVAVWLIILGLQIGKNYLTTCSATYWVLNILQIPVAVGVTAYEAVGLYKGQRKIASMGDVSTNWQVRQLVLYCVIGVFAGIVGGMLGLGGGFILGPLFLEMGVPPQVSSATATFAMTFSASMSVIEYYLLKRFPVPYALYFFAVAVIAAFVGQHVVRKLISILGRASLIIFILAFTIFVSALLLGGVGIAHMIKKIEKKEYMGFENICSYGD; translated from the exons ATGGAGGCCTCAAAGGAGCAAGAATCCACTGGATTACTCCACAAGATCCTCCCTCCGCGCCTCGAAGACGCTGGCCTTGAGGACTGTGCTCTCCCTCCTGAGTCCATTAAAGAAGCTTTCCTCAAAGCCGCATCTGCCGTCAAAGCAGGCGCCACGTCGTTCTTCTCTGGCGATGAAGAAGACGATTGCGTTCAGGACCCTTGGCCAGAGGCTATAGACTTGTCTGATGAGGTCATCGGTGGATTGCCGGGCTCGGCCATGCCGGATACTTTGGTTGGAGTAGAGCCGGAGAAGGACGTGCCTGGACAATGCGTCACAGAGAAGGGTGATGGCCTTGTGTGGGAGGGCGGGGATAAGGTGGTGGTGGGTGGTGGTGATGTggaggagaaagagagagagaaggggtGTGTGGACGATGGGTTTAAGGGGTTGAAAATTGCAGACAAGGAGGAAAATGGCGGTGCCACTGGTGGTAATGGTGATGAGGAACAGGAGGAGAAAGAAG GTATGATCACAGGTGCAGCAGCTGCAACAGTTTACTACAATTTAAAGTTAAGGCATCCTACACTTGAGCTGCCTATCATCGACTATGACCTGGCACTTCTATTTCAACCAATGTTGGTTCTGGGAATTAGCTTGGGAGTTGCTCTCAACGTGATTTTTGCTGACTGGACAATCACAATTTTGCTAATTATTCTCTTCATAG AAAACACAACTGAAGAGGTGGAGGACAAAACTCCTCCTGGAGGCCCCATCAGTGCTGTTCAAGCAGAAGCCAGTCAGTCAAAAGAGAAG GTCTCTATTGTCAAGAATGTTCGCTGGAAGGAACTCGGACTTCTTGTTGCTGTGTGGCTGATAATCCTTGGTTTGCAGATTGGCAAG AATTACTTGACAACCTGTTCAGCAACATATTGGGTGTTAAATATATTGCAG ATCCCTGTAGCTGTTGGGGTAACTGCATATGAGGCAGTTGGCCTGTACAAAGGGCAAAGAAAGATTGCATCCATGGGAGATGTGAGCACAAACTGGCAAGTTCGCCAACTTGTTCTCTATTGTGTCATTGGTGTGTTTGCTGGAATCGTTGGTGGGATGCTTGGACTTGGTGGAGGATTCATTTTAGGTCCTCTGTTTCTGGAGATGGGAGTCCCCCCTCAG GTGTCAAGTGCCACAGCCACATTTGCTATGACGTTCTCTGCTTCCATGTCTGTCATAGAGTATTACCTTCTAAAGCGTTTCCCAGTTCCTTATG CTCTCTACTTCTTTGCTGTGGCTGTCATTGCTGCCTTTGTCGGGCAACATGTTGTAAGAAAGTTGATTAGTATATTAGGGAGAGCATCCCTAATAATCTTCATTTTGGCCTTCACGATCTTCGTGAGTGCTCTATTACTAG GCGGCGTTGGCATAGCGCACATGATCAAGAAGATAGAAAAGAAGGAGTACATGGGATTTGAAAACATTTGTTCATATGGAGATTAG